The DNA region CCGAGGTTGAACAGCGTTGCGTCGGCTTCGTAGCCGTCTAGTTCCGTCTCGCTGACGTGTTGCGGGCCGGTCAACTCAGCACCGTGCGGGGGCCGTTGAACGCGAATGACCGTGAAGTTCAGGCGCCGAAGTGCCACGGCTTCGTTGCGGTAGCGGCAGTCAGTGACCACGACCGGCCCGGGGGCCGCTTCAATGCGGGCAACCGCCTGGCGAATCCAGAATTCGGGGTCGAGGTCGCGGACGGACTGGCCCAACTGCTGTAGCAGGCGCCGAACTTCGCTCAGTTCTTTTGCTTGCTCCCATCCGTACGCGCGCACTATGCCAGCGAGCCGCCAGCCG from Kitasatospora cathayae includes:
- a CDS encoding deoxynucleotide monophosphate kinase family protein, producing MASRGYTRVAFADPLKSLALSVNPLIRDGWRLAGIVRAYGWEQAKELSEVRRLLQQLGQSVRDLDPEFWIRQAVARIEAAPGPVVVTDCRYRNEAVALRRLNFTVIRVQRPPHGAELTGPQHVSETELDGYEADATLFNLGSLQDLWDRVDLL